In Anopheles arabiensis isolate DONGOLA chromosome 2, AaraD3, whole genome shotgun sequence, the genomic window tgtatgttgaGAATGTGTATCAGTGGGTAACTTTGCTTCCACTCAGTATTGAATCGAAGCAACCcacgtttttcttgttgttccACCTTCTCACTATATAAACTTATTAGGCTGTATAACCCCCTTCTTCGAGTAATATGTATCAAAGCAGAAACCACCTTAATATTAATCCCACGGAAAGGAAAAGTTTACTCGCTGTGTACACTTTTATatctgttaaaaaaaatccaccccaATGGTACTTTGTACTCGCGCCAAACTAACGTTTTTAAGCTCTCGCTGAATCACTGAAACTGCGGCTCAACACACTGATCTCATACACACTTAATATTTAACATATATACATAGAACTACGCCGGAATAATCGGCCCGCGCGAAGAACTGCATAATCTTGCTGCAAATCTTGTTATTGACCCGGGCGAggggaaatgattttacaCACGCCCAGCCACAGTGTGCGTAATTAGCTTAGCTTAGGTTCTAGCGGGCGGCGAGTGGTGATGGGACGCTTCCATTTGCTCTACCAAATATCAATAATATTTACTAGACGAACCCAGGAAGCCGTCGGATGGATGTCGGAAGCAGAAGCCACGGCGTCTGAAGGCGAAAGATTCACTGATAACGGCGTTGTTGCTAGTGATTGTAACACAGTGCGACAGAatagaaggtaaacaaacaatgTCCACCCTTCCACACCACCAGCCGCGGCATTGAAGGAAAGgcgtaataataatattaagtCGTATGCGGCTGCGTATGAGCATTTTCGTGCGCAATTATTGTGACCATGAACGGAAGAGGAAAAGAATAGAACAGTGGAGAGGAGGcgatatgtatatgtataaaaaATGATACCAAATTTATTACACTTTCTACTTACAGTATAATTGCATACGCTATCGTGCTCGCGTGCGCGTACGTGTGGTAGGGGCAGGGTTAAGGAGAAGGGGGGGTCGATAAATAAATGCACCATCTGCACCACCGTTCGGTAGTGCATCACTGCAATAACTTACACAGTTAAGGGGCCGTTGTTTCATACAatcaagcgtttttttttgtttatcccAGCCAGGAAGAGCTCGGGAACTCGTGCGATATGCGGAGTTtcgaaagaatttaaaaaacagtCCAGTCCAGTAACAAGTAACAAAGGCAAACTTCCCATCAATCAGTCATCCATATCGATCGTGAGCAGCGAATCTTCCGGATACACTTCCAGCAAGGCACGCGCACCATCGTTGAAGTTGTACGCAATACTACCATCTATCACGAGACCTGCAACAGGAAAGCAAACCGAGACCCGAACAATCAGACCGAAACCAACGTGCTACACCCCCAAACCGTCGACTTACTCGCATCGACACAGCGCGATTTTACGAATATCTCCTTGGCGAAGCCGCGCGACTCGAGCCCCTTCGGGTTCGGCCACACGCCCACGCAGATCTGCTCGCGGATCGAGTAGCACAGCCGGGGGTCGTCGGGCGCGAACACTAGATTATCGTTGTACTCCTGCGACACGGACTCGGGATCGATCGTGTCGAGCGGGCTGCCCGTCCGGCCCGTCCGTTTGCGCACGATCGCTAGCAAATCCTTCACGTTGTTCGTCGACAGCCGGTTCATGCTCGTCAGCCACGAGGTCGAGCCGGTGCCGGTGCTGACGCACAGGCCGGAGCTCTTCGTTTTCGTCGTAACGTCCGAGCTGTCGATGCGCAGGTGCAGGTGGGACACGCGTGCCGAAAGCATTTCCCCGATGAAAACCTGCCAATCGCGATTGGTATAGCGCATTAGTGTGCAATTCCATTGGTCAAACCTAACCCCCGCCTCGCTGTGCTTACCTCATTCAGCGCCAGGTAGGGCAGAATGCGACTCTTGCCGTTCGGTGCGGTCGACATTACCTCCTGGTGCTCGACCGGCTGCGAATGGAACTCGTGCAGATCCATCGGCGACGGTCGCTCGGTCGTGGCCGC contains:
- the LOC120894643 gene encoding NAD kinase 2, mitochondrial, which gives rise to KRSSAASSVAARGNSSGRVLVVSKLTRLEFEKIREEQLSDECLEQRIRDRGTDYDALKYYHHLHKDVERQVVRSFQQHGIEVQVVNRITIHKDALQWADLIVPIGGDGTFLLAAGRASPFFLSNGKKTPVVGFNSDPRRSEGRLMLPKQYSVQVDEAVRRIIAQDFRWMHRSRIRTTLVGAATTERPSPMDLHEFHSQPVEHQEVMSTAPNGKSRILPYLALNEVFIGEMLSARVSHLHLRIDSSDVTTKTKSSGLCVSTGTGSTSWLTSMNRLSTNNVKDLLAIVRKRTGRTGSPLDTIDPESVSQEYNDNLVFAPDDPRLCYSIREQICVGVWPNPKGLESRGFAKEIFVKSRCVDASLVIDGSIAYNFNDGARALLEVYPEDSLLTIDMDD